A single Nicotiana tabacum cultivar K326 chromosome 5, ASM71507v2, whole genome shotgun sequence DNA region contains:
- the LOC107823922 gene encoding WAT1-related protein At5g07050-like: MENKAGCLSSFFQRAKPYIAMISLQFGYAGMNVITKVSLNGGMSHYVLVVYRHAFATAAIAPFALVLERKLRPKMTFMMFLQIFVLGLLGPVIDQNFYYMGLKFTSPTFSCAMSNMLPAMTFVMAVLCRMEKVHIKKLRCQAKVVGTIVTVAGAMLMTLYKGHVINLVWSNNIHTNTSNVPESNEPTDKDWLKGSILLILATFAWASFFILQNVTMRKYTAPLSLTALVCFMGTLQSIAVTLVMEHKASAWAIGFDMNLLAAAYAGIVSSSLAYYVQGLVMEKRGPVFVTAFSPLMMIIVAIMGSFILAEKIYLGGVLGAVLIVAGLYSVLWGKYKEYKEKEIEAAIPEPVKGITENNQMMRLEDREVNDIEMQSSAVAISVPMSQPPMLAKEAPKA, translated from the exons ATGGAGAACAAAGCAGGATGTTTAAGTAGTTTTTTCCAAAGGGCAAAGCCTTATATAGCAATGATCTCATTGCAATTTGGTTATGCAGGAATGAATGTTATTACTAAAGTTTCCCTTAATGGAGGAATGAGTCATTATGTTTTGGTTGTTTATAGACATGCCTTTGCTACTGCAGCTATTGCTCCTTTTGCTCTTGTTCTTGAAAG AAAACTCAGACCAAAGATGACTTTCATGATGTTCTTGCAAATTTTTGTATTGGGCCTTCTAGG GCCAGTGATTGATCAAAACTTCTACTATATGGGACTTAAGTTTACATCTCCAACATTCTCATGTGCCATGAGCAACATGCTTCCTGCAATGACATTTGTCATGGCTGTCCTCTGCAG AATGGAGAAGGTGCATATAAAGAAGTTGAGATGCCAAGCAAAAGTTGTGGGTACTATAGTGACAGTGGCTGGAGCCATGTTGATGACATTGTACAAAGGACATGTTATTAATTTGGTTTGGTCAAATAATATCCATACAAATACTTCTAATGTTCCTGAAtccaatgaacctactgataaaGATTGGCTTAAAGGTTCAATCCTTCTAATTCTTGCCACTTTTGCATGGGCTTCTTTCTTTATACTTCAG AATGTTACAATGAGGAAATACACTGCTCCACTTTCTCTAACTGCACTTGTTTGCTTTATGGGAACTCTGCAATCAATTGCTGTCACCTTAGTGATGGAACATAAAGCTTCTGCTTGGGCTATTGGTTTTGACATGAATCTTCTTGCTGCTGCCTATGCT GGTATTGTATCATCAAGTCTTGCATACTATGTTCAAGGTCTTGTAATGGAGAAAAGAGGACCTGTCTttgtcactgctttcagtccCTTGATGATGATCATTGTTGCTATTATGGGCTCtttcattcttgctgaaaaaatCTATCTTGGAGG TGTGCTAGGAGCAGTGCTAATTGTGGCTGGACTATACTCAGTTTTATGGGGAAAATACAAGGAATACAAGGAGAAAGAAATTGAGGCTGCAATTCCTGAACCAGTGAAAGGAATTACAGAGAACAACCAAATGATGAGGTTAGAAGATAGAGAAGTAAATGACATAGAAATGCAAAGCAGTGCAGTAGCGATTAGTGTTCCAATGTCACAGCCTCCAATGTTGGCTAAGGAAGCACCAAAAGCTTGA